A part of Helicobacter ibis genomic DNA contains:
- a CDS encoding amino acid ABC transporter permease, which produces MEILFDTQNIARILEGVFVTFQIAFIAIFFSIIFGFILGYLMTLKICLINFICRIYLESIRIIPILAWLFIVYFGFSSFLNLSGIMSCILVFSLWGIAEMGDLVRGAISSLPKHQSESGRALGLSEMQIQIFIILPQSIKRLMPSLVNLFTRMIKTTSLAALIGVSDMLKVGQQIIEVNLLSYPQASFWIYGGIFFIYFILCYPLSIYSKYLEKKYI; this is translated from the coding sequence ATGGAAATTTTATTTGATACTCAAAATATCGCAAGAATCTTAGAGGGCGTTTTTGTAACATTTCAAATAGCTTTTATTGCGATATTTTTTTCAATTATTTTTGGGTTTATTTTAGGGTATTTGATGACACTAAAGATTTGCCTAATCAACTTTATATGTAGAATTTATTTGGAATCTATAAGAATAATCCCAATACTTGCTTGGCTGTTTATAGTTTATTTTGGTTTTTCATCTTTTTTAAATCTAAGTGGAATTATGTCTTGTATTTTAGTTTTTAGTCTTTGGGGAATTGCCGAGATGGGTGATTTGGTAAGAGGTGCTATATCAAGTCTGCCAAAGCATCAAAGTGAGAGTGGTAGAGCATTAGGCTTAAGCGAGATGCAAATACAAATATTTATAATACTGCCACAGAGTATTAAAAGGCTTATGCCATCACTTGTGAATTTATTTACTAGAATGATAAAAACAACTTCTTTGGCTGCTCTAATAGGTGTAAGTGATATGCTGAAAGTAGGACAACAGATAATTGAAGTTAATTTGCTTAGCTATCCACAAGCTAGTTTTTGGATATATGGTGGAATCTTTTTTATTTATTTTATTTTGTGCTATCCTTTGTCAATTTATAGTAAATATTTAGAAAAAAAATATATATAA
- the glmM gene encoding phosphoglucosamine mutase, with product MKLFGTDGVRGEAGAKLSAFCALKLGIAAGIYYKEHSKTNRILVGKDTRRSGYMLENALVSGLTSVGYQVIQIGPMPTPAIAYLTEDMRCDGGIMVSASHNPFADNGIKFFDRNGYKLDEKDEEIIEKIYFDEFQLENAQKKGKEIGSSKRIDDVVGRYIVHIKNSFPKNLSLHGIRVVLDCANGAAYKVAPTIFDELGAEVFVINDEPNGFNINENCGATQPLALQEEVKRVRADIGFAFDGDADRLVVVNEKGEVVDGDKLIGILALALKQNNMLQGDSIVATIMSNYALEEFLANNGIKLIRSNVGDKYVLENMLSKKLNFGGEQSGHIIFSDFAKTGDGLVSALQTIAYVISSKKRASLALDCFKLYPQILKNINISKKPELSSISGYSKLLKEIESKKIRHLIRYSGTENKLRILLEGKDQKALEATIAQCEEFFKEKLQ from the coding sequence ATGAAACTTTTTGGAACTGATGGAGTAAGAGGAGAAGCAGGTGCAAAACTTAGTGCATTTTGTGCATTGAAGCTAGGGATTGCAGCAGGAATCTATTATAAAGAACACTCAAAAACAAATAGGATTCTAGTTGGCAAAGATACAAGAAGAAGCGGTTATATGCTAGAAAATGCCCTAGTTAGCGGACTTACTTCAGTTGGGTATCAAGTCATACAAATAGGTCCAATGCCAACACCAGCAATAGCATACTTGACAGAAGACATGCGATGCGATGGTGGCATTATGGTTAGTGCTAGTCATAATCCATTTGCTGATAATGGGATTAAGTTTTTTGATAGAAATGGATATAAACTAGACGAAAAAGACGAAGAAATAATAGAAAAAATCTACTTTGATGAATTTCAACTAGAAAATGCACAAAAAAAAGGTAAAGAAATAGGCTCCAGCAAAAGGATAGATGATGTTGTTGGAAGATATATTGTGCATATTAAAAATTCATTTCCAAAGAATCTCTCACTACATGGAATAAGGGTTGTCCTAGATTGTGCCAATGGTGCTGCATACAAAGTTGCTCCAACTATTTTTGATGAACTTGGTGCTGAAGTATTTGTGATAAACGATGAACCAAATGGCTTTAATATAAACGAAAACTGCGGTGCTACACAACCATTAGCACTACAAGAAGAAGTAAAAAGGGTAAGGGCTGATATAGGTTTCGCATTTGATGGAGATGCTGATAGGCTTGTGGTGGTAAATGAAAAAGGTGAAGTAGTAGATGGAGATAAATTAATAGGGATCTTAGCTCTAGCATTAAAGCAAAATAACATGCTTCAAGGAGATTCAATAGTAGCTACAATTATGAGTAATTACGCACTAGAAGAATTTTTAGCTAATAATGGCATAAAACTTATTCGCTCCAATGTAGGAGATAAATATGTCTTAGAAAATATGCTATCAAAAAAGCTAAACTTCGGAGGAGAACAAAGCGGACACATAATTTTTAGCGATTTTGCAAAGACAGGCGATGGGCTTGTTAGTGCATTACAAACCATAGCTTATGTGATTTCTAGCAAAAAAAGGGCTTCTTTGGCATTAGATTGTTTCAAGCTATATCCACAGATTCTAAAAAATATAAACATAAGCAAAAAACCAGAACTATCATCAATTAGTGGGTATAGCAAACTACTAAAAGAAATTGAATCTAAAAAAATAAGACATCTAATAAGATATAGTGGCACAGAAAACAAACTGCGAATCTTACTTGAAGGCAAAGACCAAAAAGCACTAGAAGCAACAATTGCACAATGTGAAGAATTTTTTAAAGAAAAATTACAATGA
- a CDS encoding CheR family methyltransferase: protein MVTNVISDSHINKARELIYDIAGIYLPSSKDSTIKNRLDKLRRDLKIDDFDVFFSSVKSGKNKQEFINAFTTNKTDFFRENFHFMDMLNRILPHRLKSSEPLKVYCSASSTGEEPYSIATTLLYAKDVYASSTPVSVIATDIDTSVLDVAKKGEYLVDTFLNPLPDWLHLEDYFSVEKRAGSLIKLVAKPHLKRLITFKQLNLSSISYPFAKEEFDIIFCRNVLIYFKVEDQEKILSKLFSHLKIGGTMYLGHSESILGIGSKVERLGQNTFVKVVS from the coding sequence ATGGTTACAAATGTAATTAGCGATTCTCATATAAACAAAGCAAGAGAGTTGATATACGATATAGCTGGTATTTATCTGCCTAGCAGTAAGGATTCTACTATTAAGAATAGGCTCGATAAGCTAAGGCGAGATTTAAAAATAGATGATTTTGATGTATTTTTCTCAAGTGTCAAAAGTGGAAAAAACAAGCAAGAATTTATAAATGCATTTACTACAAATAAGACTGATTTTTTTAGGGAAAATTTCCATTTTATGGATATGTTAAATAGAATTTTGCCTCACAGATTAAAAAGTAGTGAGCCATTAAAAGTGTATTGTTCTGCTAGTTCTACTGGAGAAGAACCTTATTCTATCGCAACTACATTGTTATATGCAAAAGATGTATATGCTTCTAGCACACCTGTTAGCGTGATTGCTACTGATATTGATACTTCTGTGCTTGATGTAGCTAAAAAGGGAGAATATTTAGTTGATACATTTTTAAATCCATTGCCTGATTGGTTGCATTTAGAGGATTACTTTAGCGTAGAGAAGAGAGCTGGTTCTTTAATTAAGCTAGTAGCAAAGCCACATCTTAAAAGGCTAATAACATTTAAGCAGCTTAATTTAAGCTCTATTAGTTACCCATTTGCAAAAGAGGAATTTGATATTATATTTTGTAGAAATGTTCTTATTTATTTTAAAGTTGAAGATCAAGAAAAGATATTAAGTAAGCTTTTTTCACACCTTAAAATTGGCGGAACGATGTATCTTGGTCATAGTGAGAGCATACTAGGTATAGGAAGCAAGGTAGAGAGACTTGGTCAAAACACTTTTGTTAAGGTGGTGAGCTAA
- a CDS encoding YigZ family protein, with the protein MLVPINIIGGYYEFKGSKFISFLIPINSFKDFVAKSRYEHPKAVHFVTASRSFNKEGQIEESFSDDGEPKGTSGMPMLKVIRGYELIECGVLSIRYFGGTLLGTGGLVKAYTQSAKEPILNGIKENLLKKYVKHEIFEFFIPFAKVKHFEYLTSKIEATIIDRNFIEKGVIVSIAGQKEVLDSLKAAI; encoded by the coding sequence ATGCTTGTACCAATTAATATTATAGGCGGATATTATGAGTTTAAAGGCTCCAAATTTATTTCATTTTTGATTCCTATTAATTCTTTTAAGGATTTTGTAGCAAAATCAAGATATGAGCATCCAAAGGCTGTTCATTTTGTAACTGCTAGTAGATCGTTTAATAAAGAAGGTCAGATAGAAGAGAGTTTTAGTGATGATGGTGAGCCAAAGGGTACATCTGGTATGCCAATGCTAAAGGTGATTCGTGGTTATGAGCTTATAGAATGTGGAGTGCTAAGTATTAGATATTTTGGCGGTACATTGCTTGGGACTGGTGGTCTTGTCAAGGCATACACACAAAGTGCAAAAGAACCTATACTAAATGGGATAAAGGAGAATTTACTTAAAAAATATGTAAAGCATGAAATTTTTGAGTTTTTTATTCCATTTGCAAAGGTTAAGCATTTTGAATATTTAACTTCAAAAATAGAAGCAACTATTATTGATAGAAATTTCATAGAGAAAGGAGTTATTGTATCTATTGCAGGTCAAAAAGAGGTATTAGATAGTTTAAAGGCTGCAATATGA
- the lepA gene encoding translation elongation factor 4: protein MKTPLQNIRNFSIIAHIDHGKSTLADCLIRMCGAISDREMSNQVMDTMDIEKERGITIKAQSVRLNYEYEGEKYILNLIDTPGHVDFSYEVSRSLASCEGALLVVDASQGVEAQTIANVYIALENNLEIIPVLNKIDLPAAAPERVKSEIEQTIGLDCTNALEVSAKANIGIKELLDTIVKLVPPPNGEIEFPTKALIYDSWFDNYLGALALVRVIDGSIKVGQNIYIMGSKKNHEVLGLLYPHPLKQEKTKEIKTGEIGIVILGLKNVTDIAVGDTITDFKNKTKEPISGFEPAKPFVFAGIYPIDTDKFEDLRDALDKLKLNDSSLAYEPETSVALGFGFRIGFLGLLHMEVIKERLEREFGLDLIATAPTVVYEVTQTDGSVVFIQNPSELPPEQKIATIKEPYVKATIIVPSEFLGNIITLVSKRRGIQQKMEYLQETRVLLEYLIPTNEIVMDFYDNLKSCTKGYASFDYEPYEYKVGELVKLDIRVAGDIVDALSIIVPKSKAYEKGKELVESMKEIIPRQLFEVAIQASIGNKIIARETVKSMGKNVTAKCYGGDITRKRKLLEKQKEGKKRMKAIGKVALPQEAFLAVLKID from the coding sequence GTGAAAACTCCATTACAAAATATAAGAAACTTCTCAATAATAGCTCATATAGATCATGGCAAATCCACTCTTGCAGATTGTCTAATTCGAATGTGTGGAGCAATTTCTGATAGAGAAATGAGTAATCAAGTAATGGATACAATGGATATTGAAAAAGAAAGAGGAATTACGATTAAAGCACAAAGTGTGCGACTAAACTATGAATATGAGGGTGAAAAATATATACTAAATCTTATTGATACTCCAGGACATGTGGATTTTAGCTATGAAGTATCGCGTTCTCTTGCCTCATGCGAGGGTGCATTACTTGTAGTTGATGCATCTCAAGGAGTAGAAGCACAAACCATTGCAAATGTATATATCGCACTAGAAAATAACTTAGAAATTATCCCTGTGCTAAACAAAATAGACCTCCCCGCTGCTGCACCAGAACGCGTAAAAAGTGAGATAGAACAAACAATAGGACTAGATTGCACAAATGCTCTAGAAGTAAGTGCAAAGGCAAATATAGGTATTAAAGAATTGTTAGATACAATTGTTAAGCTAGTCCCACCACCAAACGGAGAGATTGAATTTCCAACTAAAGCTTTGATTTATGATTCATGGTTTGATAACTATCTTGGTGCTTTGGCTTTAGTTAGAGTAATTGATGGAAGCATTAAAGTTGGACAAAACATTTATATAATGGGAAGCAAAAAGAACCATGAAGTACTAGGATTACTCTACCCTCACCCACTAAAACAAGAAAAAACAAAAGAAATAAAAACTGGCGAAATAGGAATTGTAATTTTAGGACTTAAAAATGTAACGGATATTGCTGTTGGCGATACGATTACAGATTTTAAAAACAAGACAAAAGAGCCAATCTCTGGCTTTGAGCCTGCTAAGCCTTTTGTTTTTGCTGGAATCTATCCTATCGATACAGATAAATTTGAAGATTTAAGAGATGCATTAGATAAATTAAAGCTAAATGATTCAAGTCTAGCTTATGAGCCTGAAACTTCTGTCGCTCTAGGCTTTGGGTTTAGGATAGGATTCTTAGGGCTTTTACATATGGAGGTTATCAAAGAGAGGCTAGAGAGAGAATTTGGACTTGATTTAATAGCGACTGCACCAACGGTTGTTTATGAAGTTACACAAACAGATGGAAGCGTAGTATTTATCCAAAATCCAAGCGAACTCCCACCTGAACAAAAAATCGCTACCATCAAAGAACCCTATGTAAAAGCCACCATCATCGTTCCTAGCGAATTTCTAGGAAATATCATAACTCTTGTTAGCAAAAGAAGAGGGATTCAGCAAAAAATGGAATACTTACAAGAAACAAGAGTGCTCTTAGAGTATCTAATCCCCACAAATGAAATTGTTATGGACTTTTATGATAACCTAAAATCCTGCACAAAAGGCTATGCAAGCTTTGATTATGAGCCTTATGAATATAAAGTTGGTGAGCTTGTAAAGCTAGATATAAGAGTGGCAGGTGATATAGTCGATGCACTAAGTATTATTGTACCAAAAAGCAAAGCCTATGAAAAAGGCAAAGAGCTTGTAGAATCTATGAAAGAAATTATTCCAAGACAACTTTTTGAAGTAGCGATTCAAGCAAGTATTGGTAATAAAATCATAGCTAGAGAAACCGTAAAATCAATGGGCAAAAATGTAACTGCAAAATGCTATGGTGGAGATATCACAAGAAAAAGAAAGTTATTAGAAAAGCAAAAAGAAGGCAAAAAGAGAATGAAAGCAATCGGAAAGGTTGCATTACCACAAGAAGCATTTTTAGCAGTTTTAAAAATAGACTAG
- the prfA gene encoding peptide chain release factor 1 translates to MLASKLQPFISRYDEISSLLLKPEILNDVKKITELSKEQSSLEELVCKARKYLGNLQSIDDNKALLDDKELGELAKEEIKEAESENKILEEEIKLLLLPKNPNDDKNIYLELRAGTGGDEAGIFVGDLFKAYVRYAESKGWKCEIISSNENNVGGYKEIIVLIKGKGVYSRLKYEGGIHRVQRVPETESQGRIHTSAISVAIMPEVDDVEVDINQNDLRVEVFRAGGHGGQCVNTTDSAVRITHIPTGISVSMQDEKSQHKNKDKALKILKARIYEAELEAQMQQNAEARKSQVGSGDRSERIRTYNYPQNRLTDHRVGLTLYSLEEIMLDGNFDAVINPIVAYFQAEALRNNEDS, encoded by the coding sequence ATGTTAGCAAGCAAATTACAACCTTTTATTTCTCGTTATGATGAGATAAGCTCTTTATTGCTTAAGCCTGAAATTCTAAATGATGTGAAAAAGATAACAGAGTTAAGCAAGGAGCAAAGCTCTTTAGAAGAGTTGGTTTGCAAAGCTAGAAAATATCTAGGCAACTTGCAGAGTATAGATGACAATAAGGCTTTGCTAGATGATAAAGAGCTTGGTGAGTTAGCAAAGGAAGAGATAAAAGAAGCAGAAAGTGAAAATAAGATTCTAGAAGAAGAAATAAAACTACTCTTACTTCCAAAAAATCCAAATGATGACAAAAATATATATTTAGAGCTTAGAGCTGGTACTGGTGGTGATGAGGCTGGTATTTTTGTAGGTGATTTATTTAAAGCCTATGTAAGATATGCAGAATCTAAAGGTTGGAAATGCGAGATTATAAGTTCTAATGAAAATAATGTTGGTGGATACAAGGAAATTATAGTATTGATAAAGGGTAAGGGTGTTTATTCTAGGCTTAAGTATGAAGGTGGGATTCATAGGGTGCAAAGAGTGCCAGAGACAGAATCTCAAGGGCGGATTCATACTTCTGCTATTAGTGTGGCTATAATGCCTGAAGTTGATGATGTGGAAGTTGATATCAATCAAAATGATTTAAGGGTAGAGGTTTTTAGAGCAGGTGGTCATGGTGGTCAGTGTGTCAATACTACAGATTCTGCAGTTAGAATCACCCATATACCAACCGGCATAAGTGTGTCAATGCAAGATGAAAAATCTCAACACAAAAATAAAGATAAGGCTCTAAAGATATTAAAAGCAAGAATTTATGAAGCTGAATTAGAAGCACAAATGCAACAAAATGCAGAAGCCAGAAAATCACAAGTAGGTAGTGGTGATAGAAGTGAGAGAATAAGGACATATAATTATCCGCAAAATCGTCTCACAGACCATAGAGTAGGGCTTACATTGTATAGCTTGGAAGAAATTATGCTAGACGGTAATTTTGATGCAGTTATAAATCCAATTGTCGCATATTTTCAAGCTGAAGCATTGCGAAATAATGAAGATTCTTAA
- the rpsT gene encoding 30S ribosomal protein S20, translated as MANHKSAEKRIRQTIKRTERNRYYKTRIKNMTRALNEAVLANDVSKAQELLKNINKSFHSYVSKGILTKNTAARKVSRLNVAVKKIALSSK; from the coding sequence ATGGCAAATCATAAATCAGCAGAAAAACGCATTAGACAAACCATTAAAAGAACAGAAAGAAATCGTTACTACAAAACAAGAATTAAAAATATGACTAGAGCTTTAAATGAAGCTGTATTAGCAAATGATGTGTCAAAAGCACAAGAATTACTAAAAAATATCAATAAATCTTTCCATAGCTATGTAAGCAAGGGGATACTTACAAAAAATACAGCTGCAAGAAAAGTTAGCAGACTAAATGTAGCAGTTAAGAAAATAGCATTATCTAGCAAGTAA
- a CDS encoding cysteine ABC transporter substrate-binding protein: MKKILGVVLASVIGLFFIACGNDNTDTLEAIKSKGVVTIGVFSDKPPFGFVNKNGENDGFDVYVSRQIAKDLLGDSSKVKFELVEAANRVEFLKSGKVDIIMANFTKTKEREEVVDFATPYMKVALGIVSKGGNIKSVEDLKDKKLIVNKGTTADFYFTKNHPEIELIKFDQNTEAFLALKDGRAEALAHDNLLVFAWAKENPGFEVGLSRLGDEDVIAPAVKKGDTKLLEWLNKEIETLNSNGFMKEAYKNTLSDIYGDSNLESVLFAK; this comes from the coding sequence ATGAAAAAGATATTAGGTGTTGTTTTAGCTTCAGTAATTGGCTTATTTTTTATTGCATGTGGCAATGATAATACCGATACTTTGGAAGCTATAAAATCAAAAGGCGTTGTAACCATAGGTGTTTTTAGCGATAAACCTCCTTTTGGATTTGTTAATAAAAATGGTGAAAATGACGGCTTTGATGTATATGTATCAAGGCAGATTGCAAAAGATTTGCTTGGAGATTCAAGCAAGGTTAAGTTTGAATTAGTTGAGGCTGCAAATAGAGTTGAATTTCTAAAGAGTGGTAAGGTTGATATAATTATGGCTAACTTTACTAAAACAAAAGAAAGAGAAGAAGTTGTTGATTTTGCTACGCCTTATATGAAAGTTGCTTTGGGTATTGTCTCTAAAGGTGGAAATATAAAAAGCGTAGAAGACTTAAAAGACAAAAAACTAATAGTAAATAAAGGGACTACGGCTGATTTTTATTTCACTAAAAATCACCCTGAAATCGAACTTATTAAGTTTGACCAAAACACAGAAGCTTTCTTGGCATTAAAAGATGGTAGAGCAGAAGCATTAGCACATGATAATTTACTTGTTTTTGCTTGGGCTAAGGAGAATCCTGGATTTGAGGTTGGTTTAAGTAGGCTTGGTGATGAAGATGTAATAGCTCCTGCTGTTAAGAAAGGTGATACAAAACTACTAGAATGGCTAAATAAAGAAATAGAAACTTTAAATAGCAATGGCTTTATGAAAGAAGCTTATAAGAATACACTCTCTGATATATATGGGGATTCAAATCTAGAATCCGTCTTATTTGCTAAATAA
- a CDS encoding CheB methylesterase domain-containing protein codes for MANEKYHPDKLLASKPFRGEGKKIIGIGASTGGVDAIARILQALPLNLPPIVITQHIPEGFSTSFAHRLDNISALSVVEVTERMTLKPSCAYLAPGGRHMLIENKTGEYIATPLDGDRITRHKPSVDIMFRSLNNAAGKNALAIIMTGMGDDGSIGIHELFLNGSYTIAQDEDSCIVFGMPKQAISRGSICDIVSLDNIPEKIVQFSHGNLKRKK; via the coding sequence ATGGCAAATGAAAAATATCATCCAGATAAATTATTGGCTTCAAAACCTTTTAGGGGTGAAGGTAAAAAAATAATAGGAATCGGAGCTAGCACTGGTGGAGTCGATGCAATAGCTAGAATCCTACAAGCACTACCACTAAACTTACCACCAATAGTCATCACTCAACATATACCAGAGGGGTTTTCAACTTCATTTGCACATAGGCTTGATAATATATCTGCCCTATCAGTTGTAGAAGTAACAGAGAGAATGACACTAAAGCCATCATGTGCATATCTAGCCCCAGGTGGAAGACACATGCTAATAGAGAATAAAACAGGAGAATATATAGCAACACCACTTGATGGCGATAGAATCACTAGGCATAAGCCAAGTGTGGATATTATGTTCCGAAGTTTAAATAATGCTGCTGGTAAAAATGCACTAGCTATCATTATGACAGGAATGGGAGATGATGGTAGCATAGGGATTCATGAGTTGTTTTTGAATGGTTCTTATACTATTGCACAAGATGAAGATAGTTGCATAGTCTTTGGAATGCCAAAACAAGCAATATCAAGAGGCTCTATTTGCGATATTGTAAGTTTGGATAATATACCAGAAAAGATAGTTCAATTCTCACATGGGAATCTAAAAAGAAAAAAGTAG
- a CDS encoding amino acid ABC transporter ATP-binding protein gives MSNHFENKILLEARSIVKKFGNNLILDDISLEVKKGEVCAILGPSGCGKSTFLRCINGLEKIDGGEIIFDGKVINSTSGKNVKLNEIRQKIGMVFQSYELFPHLSVLDNIILAPTKVQNRNKDESIKDAIALLDRVGLKHKKDSMPRELSGGQKQRVAIVRALCMKPEIMLFDEVTASLDPEMVKEVLDVIKELVTQGMTMILVTHEMKFAQNVADRIIFFDSGKIAEIATPSEFFVNPKSSRAKKFLSVFEF, from the coding sequence GTGTCGAATCATTTTGAAAATAAAATATTACTTGAAGCTAGAAGTATAGTAAAAAAATTTGGTAATAATTTAATCTTAGATGATATATCTTTAGAGGTAAAAAAGGGTGAGGTATGTGCTATTTTGGGACCTAGTGGATGCGGTAAGAGCACATTTTTAAGATGTATTAATGGGCTTGAGAAAATAGATGGTGGCGAGATAATTTTTGATGGAAAAGTAATAAATAGCACAAGTGGTAAAAATGTAAAACTAAATGAAATACGTCAGAAAATAGGTATGGTATTTCAAAGTTATGAACTTTTTCCTCATTTAAGTGTATTGGATAATATAATTTTAGCACCAACAAAAGTGCAAAATCGTAACAAAGATGAATCTATAAAAGATGCAATAGCATTGCTTGATAGAGTTGGATTAAAACACAAAAAAGATTCTATGCCACGAGAGCTTAGTGGTGGTCAAAAACAAAGGGTAGCCATAGTTAGAGCATTATGCATGAAGCCAGAGATTATGCTGTTTGATGAAGTTACTGCCTCATTAGATCCAGAAATGGTAAAAGAAGTGCTAGATGTTATCAAAGAGTTAGTAACACAAGGTATGACTATGATTTTAGTAACACATGAGATGAAATTTGCACAAAATGTAGCAGATAGAATAATATTTTTTGATAGTGGAAAGATAGCAGAAATAGCTACCCCTTCCGAATTTTTCGTAAATCCAAAGAGTAGTAGGGCAAAAAAGTTTTTAAGTGTTTTTGAGTTTTAA
- a CDS encoding amino acid ABC transporter permease, translating into MRSLPVFAKALYLTLHLSFFGILFSIILGFFIALIQFYKIRILDIIASIYIELSRNTPLLIQLFFLYYGLSQIGFKLGSYTCALIGVVFLGGSYMAEAFRAGLESVGKVQIESGRSLGFGEISLIFYIILPQSLVVSLPYIGANAIFLLKETSVVSAIALADVLYVTKDLIGSYYKTNETLLLLVMCYLVVLLPLSFLFYWLEKRYKRIIG; encoded by the coding sequence ATGCGTTCCTTACCAGTATTTGCAAAGGCGCTTTATTTGACATTACATTTATCATTTTTTGGTATTTTGTTTTCCATAATTCTTGGATTTTTTATAGCTTTAATTCAGTTTTATAAGATTCGTATTCTAGATATTATTGCTTCAATATATATTGAACTTTCAAGGAATACCCCACTACTTATTCAACTATTTTTTTTATATTATGGCTTATCGCAGATAGGTTTTAAGTTAGGGAGTTATACATGTGCTTTAATTGGGGTTGTATTTTTGGGTGGTAGTTATATGGCAGAGGCTTTTAGAGCAGGATTAGAATCAGTAGGAAAAGTCCAAATAGAATCTGGGCGAAGCTTGGGTTTTGGTGAAATATCATTGATTTTTTATATAATTTTGCCACAAAGTTTGGTTGTTAGTCTGCCATACATTGGTGCAAATGCAATATTTTTACTAAAAGAAACTTCAGTAGTTAGTGCAATAGCACTTGCTGATGTATTGTATGTAACAAAAGATCTAATAGGTAGCTATTATAAAACAAATGAGACTTTGTTGTTACTTGTTATGTGCTATTTGGTGGTATTGTTGCCTTTATCTTTTTTGTTTTATTGGCTTGAGAAACGATATAAAAGAATAATAGGTTAA
- the lspA gene encoding signal peptidase II translates to MKNILLFIIPLSLVFGIDQAIKWFFVINNFNYDGNIISLVLVYNKGVAFSMFAFLEEWLKYIQVALLVAIFIYFWKNIVSFKSYIIPAGIIFGAGISNVLDRFIHGGVVDYIFWHYKFEFAIFNFADIMINVGVACIIIYTLLKKNTKT, encoded by the coding sequence ATGAAAAATATATTGCTATTTATAATTCCTCTTAGCTTGGTATTTGGAATCGACCAAGCTATAAAGTGGTTTTTTGTAATCAATAACTTTAATTACGATGGAAATATTATTTCTTTGGTGTTAGTATATAACAAAGGTGTAGCATTTTCTATGTTTGCATTCTTAGAAGAATGGCTAAAATATATCCAAGTAGCCTTATTAGTCGCAATATTTATATATTTTTGGAAGAATATAGTATCTTTTAAATCCTACATTATCCCCGCTGGAATAATATTTGGAGCTGGGATATCAAATGTTTTAGATAGATTTATTCATGGTGGTGTTGTAGATTATATTTTTTGGCATTATAAATTTGAATTTGCTATTTTTAACTTTGCAGATATCATGATAAATGTTGGCGTAGCTTGTATTATTATATACACACTACTTAAGAAAAATACAAAGACCTAA